Proteins encoded within one genomic window of Nordella sp. HKS 07:
- a CDS encoding ABC transporter permease, with product MARYIIWRIFMMVPTLAIISALVFTIIELPPGDYFESYVAELQAQGESVNAEEIEALRKEYGFDKPPIIRYFHWVGGMLTGDFGYSFEYQMPVTDVVGDRMWLTIMVSFITILFTWLIAFPIGIYSATHQYSWGDYGLTFLGLLGIAVPNFMMALVFMYLANVWFGTSIGHLMDPQFMSEPMSWAKFKSILEHLWIPVIIIGTAGTAGMVRRLRANLLDELQKQYVVTARAKGLHPFKALIKYPLRMALNFFIADIGSILPAIISGAEITAIVLSLETTGPLLIRALKSQDMYLAGSFLMFLAFLTVIGVLISDLALAVLDPRIRLQGGSTK from the coding sequence ATGGCGCGCTACATTATCTGGCGCATCTTCATGATGGTGCCGACGCTGGCGATCATATCAGCGCTGGTCTTCACCATCATCGAATTGCCGCCCGGCGATTACTTCGAGAGCTATGTCGCCGAGCTCCAGGCCCAGGGCGAGAGCGTCAATGCCGAGGAGATCGAGGCATTGCGCAAGGAGTATGGCTTCGACAAGCCGCCGATCATCCGCTACTTCCACTGGGTCGGCGGCATGCTCACCGGCGATTTCGGCTATTCCTTCGAATATCAGATGCCGGTCACCGATGTGGTGGGCGACCGGATGTGGCTCACCATCATGGTGTCCTTCATCACCATCCTGTTCACCTGGCTCATCGCCTTCCCGATCGGCATTTATTCGGCGACGCACCAATATAGCTGGGGCGATTACGGGCTGACCTTCCTCGGGCTGCTCGGCATCGCGGTGCCCAACTTCATGATGGCGCTGGTCTTCATGTATCTGGCCAATGTGTGGTTCGGTACGTCGATCGGCCATCTCATGGACCCGCAATTCATGTCGGAGCCGATGAGCTGGGCCAAGTTCAAGTCGATCCTGGAACATCTGTGGATTCCGGTGATCATCATCGGCACGGCGGGCACCGCCGGCATGGTGCGGCGACTGCGCGCCAATCTGCTCGATGAATTGCAGAAGCAGTATGTGGTCACGGCGCGCGCCAAGGGCCTGCATCCGTTCAAGGCGCTGATCAAATACCCGTTGCGTATGGCGCTCAACTTCTTCATCGCCGATATCGGCTCGATCCTGCCGGCCATCATCTCGGGCGCCGAGATCACCGCAATCGTGCTGTCGCTCGAAACCACCGGACCCTTGCTGATCCGGGCGCTGAAGAGCCAGGACATGTATCTCGCCGGCTCCTTCCTGATGTTCCTCGCCTTCCTCACCGTAATCGGCGTTCTCATCTCGGATCTGGCGCTCGCCGTGCTCGATCCGCGCATCCGGCTCCAGGGTGGAAGCACGAAATGA
- a CDS encoding ABC transporter substrate-binding protein, translating to MILRILCCTLALLVGTPGAYAGYIEPDYLKEKVAKGELPPVEERLPTKPLLIEQLEPGKSPGQYGGEVRSLIGGQRNISQMTVSGYTRLLRYDDKLQLKPDVLESFDVEEGRIFTFHLRPGHKWSDGEPLTPEDFRYALEDVQLDEDLTKGLISNYLLVNGKPPKFEILDDLTVRYTWDAPNPDFLPQIAAPQALSMVMPAHYLKQFHKKYQSEDKLKELIKANKEKKWTGLHIGKARQYRPENPDLPTLDPWRNTTKPPAEQFVFERNPYFHRVDAEGRQLPYIDRFVLNVSSSSLIPAKTGAGEADLQGSNISFADYTFLKESEQSHPINVKLWESGRGSRVALYPNLNYEDEAWRKILQDVRFRRALSLAINRREINLAVFFGLGKPSADTVLPASPLFREEYAKAYTDFDPAAANKLLDEMGLDKRDSDGIRFLPDGRRAEIIIETAGEDTVETDVLELIVDHWDKIGIKLLVRTSQTDVLRSRIIGGKVMMAMASGLDNGIPTADMNPKALAPTSHEQLQWPQWGIFVESNGEKGTEADLPEARELYDLYKQWRQTADHAARAEIWHKMLALYTSQVFSIGIVNSTLQPIVASTKLRNVPDKAIYGFDPTAYFGVYGMDTFWFDEKGGS from the coding sequence ATGATCCTGCGCATTCTCTGTTGTACCCTGGCGCTGCTTGTCGGAACGCCCGGCGCATATGCCGGCTATATCGAGCCCGACTATCTCAAGGAGAAAGTCGCCAAAGGCGAATTGCCGCCGGTCGAGGAACGCCTGCCGACAAAGCCGCTGCTCATCGAGCAGCTCGAGCCCGGCAAGTCGCCCGGCCAATATGGCGGCGAGGTGCGCTCGCTCATCGGCGGCCAGCGCAATATCAGCCAGATGACCGTTTCCGGCTATACAAGGCTGCTGCGTTATGACGACAAGCTGCAGCTCAAGCCGGATGTCCTCGAGTCCTTCGACGTGGAGGAGGGGCGCATCTTCACGTTCCATCTGCGTCCAGGCCACAAATGGTCGGACGGCGAGCCGCTGACGCCGGAAGATTTCCGCTATGCGCTGGAAGACGTGCAGCTCGACGAGGACCTCACCAAAGGCCTCATCTCGAATTACCTCCTGGTGAACGGCAAGCCGCCCAAATTCGAGATCCTCGACGATCTGACGGTGCGCTACACCTGGGACGCGCCCAATCCGGACTTCCTGCCGCAGATCGCGGCGCCCCAGGCGCTCAGCATGGTGATGCCGGCGCATTACCTCAAGCAGTTCCACAAGAAATACCAGAGCGAGGACAAGCTCAAGGAGCTGATCAAGGCCAACAAGGAGAAGAAGTGGACCGGCCTTCATATCGGCAAGGCGCGGCAATACCGTCCGGAAAACCCCGATCTGCCGACGCTCGATCCCTGGCGCAACACGACCAAGCCGCCGGCCGAGCAGTTCGTCTTCGAGCGCAATCCTTATTTCCACCGCGTCGACGCGGAAGGCCGTCAGCTTCCCTATATCGACCGGTTCGTCCTCAATGTGAGCTCCTCCTCGCTGATCCCGGCCAAGACCGGGGCCGGCGAAGCGGATCTGCAGGGCAGCAACATCAGCTTCGCGGACTATACCTTCCTCAAGGAGTCGGAGCAGTCGCATCCGATCAATGTAAAGCTGTGGGAGAGCGGACGCGGATCGCGCGTCGCGCTCTACCCCAATCTCAATTACGAGGATGAGGCCTGGCGCAAGATCCTGCAGGATGTGCGCTTCCGGCGGGCCCTGTCGCTGGCGATCAACCGGCGCGAGATCAATCTCGCGGTGTTCTTCGGCCTAGGGAAACCCAGCGCCGATACGGTGCTCCCGGCGAGCCCGCTGTTCCGCGAGGAATATGCCAAGGCCTATACGGATTTCGATCCGGCCGCGGCCAACAAGCTGCTCGACGAGATGGGCCTCGACAAACGCGACAGCGACGGCATCCGTTTCCTGCCCGACGGCAGACGCGCCGAGATCATCATCGAGACGGCGGGCGAGGACACGGTCGAGACGGATGTGCTCGAGCTCATCGTCGATCATTGGGACAAGATCGGCATCAAGCTCCTGGTGCGCACCTCGCAGACCGACGTGCTGAGAAGCCGCATCATCGGCGGCAAGGTCATGATGGCGATGGCGTCGGGCTTGGACAACGGCATCCCGACCGCCGACATGAATCCCAAGGCGCTGGCGCCGACCAGCCACGAGCAGCTGCAATGGCCGCAATGGGGCATCTTCGTCGAATCGAACGGTGAGAAGGGGACCGAGGCGGATCTGCCGGAGGCCCGGGAACTCTATGACCTCTACAAGCAGTGGCGCCAAACGGCCGACCACGCGGCGCGCGCCGAGATCTGGCATAAGATGCTGGCGCTCTATACCAGCCAGGTCTTCTCCATCGGCATCGTGAACTCGACGCTGCAGCCGATCGTCGCCTCGACGAAACTGCGCAACGTTCCGGACAAGGCCATCTACGGCTTCGACCCGACCGCTTATTTCGGCGTCTACGGCATGGACACCTTCTGGTTCGACGAGAAGGGAGGGTCCTGA
- a CDS encoding ABC transporter permease has translation MNDATPLPPSGQPLRHYVSKAPFDPAYGEAMSDQQKKVFLASQWRLMWWKFKRHRLALISGIILTALYGMIIIAEFLAPYNLATRNMDNIYAPPQRVRLFHNGEFIGPFVYGRTMRLNMDNLRREYTDNKDDPQRLRFFCRGDTYKFWGLVESNLHLVCPAKDGEFFLLGTDRLGRDMLSRIIYGARISLTIGLLGVAVSFILGIVIGGIAGYKGGVVDLITQRIIEVLQSLPSIPLWMALAAIMPVTWSPLLVYFGITFILGLLDWTGLARAVRSKLLALREEDYVLAAQLMGAKGSRIIGRHLVPGFMSHLIASATISIPGMILGETALSFLGLGLRPPITSWGVLLQEATNINVVALYPWLMLPVLPVIIVILAFNFLGDGLRDAADPYK, from the coding sequence ATGAACGACGCGACGCCGCTTCCGCCGTCCGGCCAGCCGCTCCGGCACTATGTTTCCAAGGCGCCCTTCGATCCCGCCTATGGCGAGGCGATGAGCGACCAGCAGAAGAAGGTCTTCCTCGCCTCGCAATGGCGGCTGATGTGGTGGAAGTTCAAGCGCCACCGCCTCGCTCTGATCTCCGGTATCATCCTCACCGCCCTTTACGGCATGATCATCATCGCGGAGTTCCTGGCGCCCTATAATCTCGCCACCCGCAATATGGACAATATCTACGCGCCGCCGCAGCGGGTGCGTCTGTTCCATAACGGGGAGTTCATCGGACCCTTCGTCTATGGCCGCACGATGCGGCTCAACATGGACAATCTGAGGCGCGAATATACCGACAACAAGGATGACCCTCAGAGGCTGCGCTTCTTCTGCCGCGGCGATACTTACAAATTCTGGGGGCTGGTCGAGAGCAACCTCCATCTCGTCTGCCCGGCCAAGGACGGCGAATTCTTCCTGCTCGGCACCGACCGGCTCGGACGCGACATGCTTTCGCGCATCATCTATGGCGCGCGCATCTCGCTCACCATCGGCCTTCTCGGCGTGGCGGTGAGCTTCATCCTCGGCATTGTCATCGGCGGTATCGCCGGCTATAAGGGCGGCGTCGTCGATCTGATTACGCAGCGTATCATCGAAGTCCTGCAATCGCTGCCCAGCATCCCGCTATGGATGGCACTGGCCGCGATTATGCCGGTCACCTGGTCGCCACTGCTCGTCTATTTCGGCATCACCTTCATCCTCGGGCTTCTCGATTGGACCGGGCTCGCACGCGCGGTGAGATCCAAATTGCTGGCTTTACGCGAGGAAGACTACGTCCTCGCGGCACAGCTGATGGGCGCCAAGGGCAGCCGCATCATCGGCCGGCATCTGGTCCCCGGATTCATGTCGCATTTGATCGCCTCGGCCACCATATCCATTCCCGGCATGATTCTGGGCGAAACGGCATTGAGCTTCCTCGGGCTTGGCTTGCGGCCCCCCATCACCAGCTGGGGGGTGCTGCTCCAGGAAGCCACCAACATCAATGTGGTGGCGCTCTATCCCTGGCTCATGCTGCCGGTCCTGCCGGTGATCATCGTCATTCTGGCCTTCAATTTCCTCGGAGACGGACTGCGTGATGCGGCCGATCCGTACAAATAG
- a CDS encoding ABC transporter ATP-binding protein, whose protein sequence is MTAAGDILRIEDLGIGFALHAWDFDAVKGASFRVLPGKVTALVGESGSGKSVIAQTIMGILPRPGRIKQGRIIFSDPKKGKDTNLASLNVESEQYRHIRGGRISMIFQEPMTSLSPLHTIGDQVGEAYRIHFQATEKEVRERTEEMLGLVGFPDPKRAYGMYPFELSGGLRQRAMIAMALICRPALLIADEPTTALDVTIQAQILQLLKELQQKLNMAVLIITHDLGIVANIADEVVVIYRGEIMEAGTVTDIFENPQHPYLKALLAAVPHFNMTAGERLKALRDVPVNAGALLGGNGKRSGKKGGLLLSVRHLTKSFATRQSGWFGKGDAHEIRAVDNVSFDINQGECFGLVGESGCGKTTVSKIIMRAITPNQGSITFDAGEGPVDLLKAEGDQLKDIRRRIQMVFQDPFSSLSPRMRVQNILSEPLEIHNYGTASERRATVERLMQAVGLDPRYLSRYPHSFSGGQRQRIGIARALALGPDLLICDEPVSALDVSVQAQILNLLKDLQKELGLTYLFISHNLAVVDYMADRIAVMCRGRIVEVAPRETLFRNPVHPYTRALLAAVPYPDLGRPLDFKTLKLGGASDDSAWGKAFRDGGDGLDHRDLGGGHWILAQHGVENRELRP, encoded by the coding sequence ATGACGGCGGCAGGTGATATTCTCCGCATCGAGGATCTGGGCATCGGTTTTGCGCTACATGCCTGGGACTTCGATGCGGTCAAAGGTGCGAGCTTCCGGGTCCTGCCCGGCAAGGTGACGGCGCTTGTTGGCGAATCAGGGTCCGGCAAGTCAGTCATCGCCCAGACCATCATGGGCATCCTGCCCAGGCCCGGGCGCATCAAGCAGGGCCGGATCATCTTCTCCGACCCCAAGAAGGGCAAGGACACCAATCTCGCCAGCCTCAATGTCGAGAGCGAGCAGTATCGACATATACGCGGCGGACGCATTTCGATGATCTTCCAGGAGCCGATGACCTCGCTCTCGCCGCTGCACACGATCGGCGACCAGGTCGGCGAGGCCTATCGCATCCATTTCCAGGCGACGGAGAAGGAGGTGCGCGAGCGCACCGAGGAGATGCTGGGACTGGTCGGCTTTCCCGATCCCAAGCGCGCCTATGGCATGTATCCCTTCGAATTGTCGGGCGGGCTTCGCCAGCGCGCCATGATCGCCATGGCGCTCATCTGCCGGCCGGCACTGCTCATCGCGGATGAGCCGACAACGGCGCTCGACGTCACCATCCAGGCGCAGATCCTGCAACTCCTCAAGGAACTGCAGCAGAAGCTGAACATGGCGGTGCTGATCATCACGCATGATCTCGGCATCGTCGCCAATATCGCCGACGAGGTCGTGGTCATCTACCGCGGCGAAATCATGGAAGCGGGCACCGTAACCGATATTTTCGAGAATCCGCAGCATCCCTATCTCAAAGCGCTGCTGGCGGCGGTTCCGCATTTCAACATGACGGCGGGCGAAAGGCTGAAAGCGCTGCGCGACGTGCCGGTCAATGCCGGAGCCCTCCTGGGCGGCAACGGAAAGCGTTCCGGCAAGAAGGGCGGCCTGCTGCTCTCGGTGCGGCACTTGACCAAATCCTTCGCGACGCGCCAGTCCGGCTGGTTCGGCAAGGGCGACGCGCACGAAATCCGTGCCGTCGACAATGTCAGCTTCGACATCAATCAAGGTGAATGCTTCGGCCTGGTGGGCGAATCGGGCTGCGGCAAGACGACCGTCAGCAAGATTATCATGCGAGCGATCACGCCCAATCAGGGTTCGATCACCTTCGATGCGGGCGAAGGGCCCGTCGATTTGCTGAAGGCCGAGGGCGACCAGCTCAAGGATATCAGGCGCCGCATCCAGATGGTGTTCCAGGATCCGTTCAGCTCGCTCAGCCCGCGCATGAGGGTGCAGAACATCCTGAGCGAGCCGCTCGAGATCCACAATTACGGTACGGCATCCGAACGCAGAGCGACGGTCGAAAGACTGATGCAGGCGGTCGGTCTCGATCCGCGCTATCTCAGCCGCTATCCGCACAGCTTCTCGGGCGGCCAGCGCCAGCGCATCGGCATCGCGCGCGCTCTGGCGCTCGGCCCCGATCTTCTCATCTGCGACGAGCCGGTCTCCGCCCTCGACGTCTCGGTGCAGGCCCAGATCCTCAACCTGCTCAAGGACCTGCAGAAGGAACTCGGCCTCACCTATCTCTTCATCTCGCATAATCTGGCGGTCGTCGATTACATGGCGGACCGCATCGCGGTGATGTGCCGCGGCCGCATCGTCGAGGTGGCGCCGCGCGAGACCCTGTTCCGCAATCCGGTGCATCCCTATACACGCGCCCTGCTTGCCGCCGTGCCCTATCCCGATCTCGGCCGGCCGCTCGATTTCAAAACGCTAAAGCTCGGCGGTGCCTCCGACGACAGTGCCTGGGGCAAGGCTTTCCGCGACGGCGGCGACGGCCTCGATCATCGCGATCTCGGCGGCGGCCATTGGATCCTGGCGCAACACGGCGTCGAGAACCGGGAGCTCAGGCCATGA